From Solwaraspora sp. WMMD1047, the proteins below share one genomic window:
- a CDS encoding substrate-binding domain-containing protein yields MKRHPHGAVRRALVAGASASVLLISACGGDDPDAGTGADAKLVYFMAPNTTPTRYIQQDGPAFEKAIKALDPSVEVKFVNAGGDSNQQLAQANAAIAAGADALVVVAADPNTSAGLLQAAEQAEVPVIGYENPPVQGTLYAQVIFDPEKVGTQQATYFAEQVASGALGAKPVKIARQYGNKGDVYTTQMLAGQNKVLDPLIRSGDIEVVCEDYIKDWAPDNATRATEQCLTRTQNGVAGFLGFYDGITAGIIAALKGKNLDIPVYGGQNPELTGLQYMLTGDQQDNVLKAFSVQAEAAAKIAVAAIGGQQPPADLVKDTIDNGAMQVPTAKLDATLIHLEEGKDPGDAVQQAVDLGMFTWAQICTGPAADTETCQTRNK; encoded by the coding sequence GTGAAACGTCATCCCCATGGCGCCGTCCGTCGCGCGCTCGTCGCCGGCGCCTCCGCCAGTGTTCTTCTGATCTCGGCCTGTGGCGGCGACGACCCGGACGCCGGTACCGGTGCCGATGCGAAGCTCGTCTACTTCATGGCCCCCAACACGACCCCCACCCGGTACATCCAGCAGGACGGCCCGGCGTTCGAGAAGGCGATCAAGGCGCTGGACCCGAGCGTCGAGGTCAAGTTCGTCAACGCCGGCGGCGACTCCAACCAGCAGCTCGCGCAGGCCAACGCCGCGATCGCCGCCGGTGCCGACGCGCTTGTCGTGGTCGCGGCCGATCCGAACACCAGCGCGGGTCTGCTCCAGGCCGCCGAGCAGGCGGAGGTTCCCGTGATCGGGTACGAGAACCCGCCGGTGCAGGGCACCCTCTACGCTCAGGTGATCTTCGATCCGGAGAAGGTCGGTACCCAACAGGCCACCTACTTCGCCGAGCAGGTGGCCAGCGGGGCGCTCGGCGCCAAGCCGGTCAAGATCGCCCGGCAGTACGGCAACAAGGGCGACGTCTACACCACCCAGATGCTCGCCGGGCAGAACAAGGTGCTCGACCCGCTCATCCGCAGCGGCGACATCGAGGTGGTCTGTGAGGACTACATCAAGGACTGGGCACCGGACAACGCGACCAGAGCAACCGAGCAGTGTCTCACCAGGACGCAGAACGGCGTCGCCGGGTTCCTCGGGTTCTACGACGGCATCACGGCGGGCATCATTGCGGCGCTCAAGGGCAAGAACCTTGACATCCCGGTGTACGGCGGCCAGAACCCCGAGCTGACCGGCCTGCAGTACATGCTCACCGGTGACCAGCAGGACAACGTGCTCAAGGCGTTCTCGGTGCAGGCGGAGGCGGCGGCGAAGATCGCGGTCGCCGCGATCGGCGGCCAGCAGCCCCCGGCCGACCTGGTCAAGGACACGATCGACAACGGGGCGATGCAGGTGCCCACGGCCAAGCTCGACGCGACGCTCATCCACCTCGAAGAAGGCAAGGACCCCGGCGACGCGGTCCAGCAGGCCGTCGACCTCGGCATGTTCACCTGGGCGCAGATCTGCACGGGTCCGGCAGCGGACACCGAAACCTGCCAGACCAGGAACAAGTAA
- a CDS encoding ATP-binding cassette domain-containing protein, whose amino-acid sequence MTVDSEPQLPDPPGGPGPTPLLALTSISKHFGGVRALHEVDLSVDQGEVVALIGDNGAGKSTLVKIVSGVESPDTGEIRVRGTAARLDSPRAAAEAGIRTVFQDLSLCDNLDAVQNLFLGQERCGSAWSGRRVRRHLMEEQARRVLDSLSVKLRSLTAPVVTLSGGQRQGIAICRALISDPAVVILDEPTAALGVSQRGEVLDLIRRLREQGRGVVVISHDMRDVRQIADRVVVLRLGTRVAEFHRGGYTPSDLVSAMTGAHESGDD is encoded by the coding sequence ATGACCGTGGACAGTGAACCGCAGCTTCCCGATCCGCCCGGCGGGCCGGGACCCACCCCCCTGCTCGCGCTCACGAGCATCTCGAAGCACTTCGGCGGGGTGCGGGCGTTGCACGAGGTCGACCTCTCGGTGGACCAGGGTGAGGTGGTCGCGCTCATCGGCGACAACGGCGCGGGCAAGTCCACCCTTGTCAAGATCGTGTCCGGGGTGGAGTCGCCGGACACCGGCGAGATCCGGGTACGCGGCACGGCCGCCCGGCTGGACTCACCGCGGGCCGCCGCCGAGGCGGGTATCCGGACCGTCTTCCAGGACCTGTCACTCTGCGACAACCTCGACGCCGTGCAGAACCTCTTCCTGGGGCAGGAGCGGTGCGGCTCGGCCTGGTCCGGCCGCCGGGTTCGCCGCCACCTGATGGAGGAGCAGGCCCGCCGGGTGCTGGATTCGCTGTCGGTGAAGCTCCGCTCGCTCACCGCTCCGGTGGTCACCCTCTCCGGCGGCCAGCGGCAGGGCATCGCGATCTGCCGCGCGCTGATCAGCGACCCGGCGGTGGTGATCCTCGACGAACCGACCGCGGCCCTCGGCGTCTCCCAGCGCGGCGAGGTACTGGACCTGATCCGCCGGCTCCGCGAGCAGGGGCGGGGCGTGGTGGTGATCTCACACGACATGCGGGACGTGCGGCAGATCGCCGACCGGGTCGTGGTGCTGCGGCTCGGCACCAGGGTCGCCGAGTTCCACCGCGGCGGCTACACGCCGTCGGACCTGGTCAGCGCGATGACCGGTGCGCACGAGTCCGGCGACGATTGA
- a CDS encoding NAD(P)/FAD-dependent oxidoreductase, with protein MATQTHQAIAAEATAAATFAAWLDRLAPAIEAADAAATAALLATDCWWRDLLALTGDLGTYHGRDRVAAMLGEHLAPGSCTGIRMVTEFGPRFQGDADELIEGFVTFQTPTGYGRGAVRLRRQDGDWVAWTVLTELDDLRGHERAIGPHRSKGPRHTPAAGGRNWRDERQEKLRYADTDPDVVVIGAGQGGLSVAANLGLMGVDTLILEKSERVGDGWRKRYHSLVLHDPVWADHLPYLPYPESWPVYCPKDKIADWFESYASAMELNVWTSAELTASDYDEASGRWTLRVRTPDGERELRPRDVILATGAAGEPNIPAVPGRERFTGTSYHSSQHGSATRWAGRKAVVVGACNSGHDIAQDLYEAGADVTLVQRSSTHIISQEHGIPAIFGSNFVEGGPPTSYADLLASGTPWPLVLELAKEGVRETARKDADLLAALDAVGFKRNDGPDGTGLMGYALAYGGGYYIDVGCSRLIADGKIKLAQGSGLAEFTPDGIRLEDGRTLAADLVVLATGYRNMRETARRLFGDVVADRLPLVLGVGEDGELGGLYRRTGHPAFWYMGGPLAWVRIYSKHLALQITAKQAGIALPRPGAAPE; from the coding sequence ATGGCGACCCAGACGCATCAGGCCATCGCGGCCGAGGCCACGGCGGCGGCCACCTTCGCCGCCTGGCTGGATCGGCTCGCGCCGGCGATCGAGGCCGCCGACGCGGCGGCAACCGCCGCGCTGCTGGCCACCGACTGCTGGTGGCGCGACCTGCTCGCGCTCACCGGGGACCTCGGCACCTACCACGGCCGGGACCGGGTCGCGGCGATGCTGGGCGAGCACCTGGCGCCCGGATCCTGCACCGGCATCCGGATGGTCACCGAGTTCGGGCCGCGGTTCCAGGGCGACGCCGACGAGCTGATCGAAGGCTTCGTCACCTTCCAGACCCCGACCGGATACGGGCGGGGCGCCGTCCGGCTCCGCCGGCAGGACGGCGACTGGGTCGCCTGGACCGTGCTCACCGAACTCGACGACCTGCGCGGGCACGAGCGGGCGATCGGACCCCACCGGTCGAAGGGGCCCCGGCACACCCCGGCCGCCGGCGGCCGCAACTGGCGGGACGAGCGGCAGGAGAAGCTGCGGTACGCCGACACCGATCCGGACGTGGTCGTCATCGGCGCCGGGCAGGGCGGTCTGTCGGTCGCCGCCAATCTCGGCCTGATGGGCGTCGACACGCTGATCCTGGAGAAGAGCGAGCGGGTCGGCGACGGGTGGCGCAAGCGCTACCACTCACTGGTCCTGCACGACCCGGTCTGGGCCGATCACCTTCCGTACCTGCCCTACCCCGAGTCGTGGCCGGTCTACTGCCCGAAGGACAAGATCGCCGACTGGTTCGAGTCGTACGCCTCGGCGATGGAGCTCAACGTCTGGACGTCGGCGGAGCTGACCGCCAGCGACTACGACGAGGCGAGCGGGCGGTGGACCCTGCGGGTGCGCACGCCCGACGGCGAGCGGGAACTGCGTCCGCGCGACGTCATCCTCGCCACCGGCGCCGCCGGGGAGCCGAACATTCCGGCCGTGCCGGGGCGCGAGCGCTTCACCGGCACCAGCTACCACTCCAGCCAGCACGGCTCGGCCACCCGCTGGGCCGGCCGGAAGGCCGTCGTGGTCGGCGCCTGCAACAGCGGCCACGACATCGCCCAGGACCTCTACGAGGCGGGCGCGGACGTCACGCTCGTCCAACGCTCGTCGACGCACATCATCAGCCAGGAGCACGGCATCCCGGCCATCTTCGGCAGCAACTTCGTCGAGGGCGGCCCGCCGACCAGCTACGCCGACCTGCTGGCCAGCGGTACGCCGTGGCCGCTGGTGCTCGAGCTGGCCAAGGAGGGCGTGCGGGAGACCGCCAGGAAGGACGCCGACCTGCTCGCCGCGCTCGACGCGGTCGGGTTCAAGCGCAACGACGGCCCCGACGGTACGGGACTGATGGGCTACGCGTTGGCGTACGGCGGCGGCTACTACATCGACGTGGGCTGTTCGCGGCTCATCGCCGACGGGAAGATCAAGCTCGCCCAGGGATCCGGGCTGGCGGAGTTCACCCCCGACGGCATCCGTCTGGAGGACGGCCGGACCCTGGCGGCCGACCTCGTCGTGCTCGCGACCGGATACCGGAACATGCGCGAGACGGCTCGCCGGCTCTTCGGCGACGTGGTCGCCGACCGGCTTCCGCTCGTCCTCGGCGTCGGCGAGGACGGCGAACTCGGTGGACTGTACCGGCGTACCGGGCATCCGGCGTTCTGGTACATGGGCGGGCCGCTGGCGTGGGTCCGCATCTACTCCAAGCACCTGGCCCTACAGATCACCGCGAAGCAGGCGGGCATCGCGCTGCCCCGGCCGGGTGCGGCGCCGGAGTAG